One part of the Gemmatimonadota bacterium genome encodes these proteins:
- a CDS encoding transketolase: LEIDGHDLVAIDDALHGADARADCPLALIAHTVKGKGVSFMEDDLLWHYRNPDDDQLAAALREVGGG, translated from the coding sequence TTGGAGATTGATGGTCACGATCTGGTCGCTATTGACGATGCTTTGCACGGTGCGGATGCGCGTGCGGATTGTCCTCTGGCGTTGATCGCGCATACGGTGAAGGGCAAGGGTGTGAGTTTTATGGAGGACGATTTGCTCTGGCATTACCGCAATCCCGACGACGATCAACTCGCCGCAGCACTGCGAGAGGTGGGGGGTGGGTGA